GATAAATCTCAGGTAATGACTGAGGTTTCGGCTCAAATGGCAGATGGAAGGAGAGGTAGAGCCGATTATCTACTGCTTGACCAAAGAGGTCGTCCCTTGGCTGTGATTGAAGCTAAGAAGCGTGCTATTGAGCCTTATGTTGCTAAGAACCAAGCACTTCCCTACGCCCAGCAACTTCAAGCACCATTTATTTTTCTCAGTAACGGCGAACTGATTTATTTCTGGGACTATCAAAACGATGATGCCCGGATTGTCAATTCATTTTTCTCACGGCGAGATTTAGAGCGATTGCTTGAAATGCGCTCAACCCGTCAACCCTTAGCTACTATTGAAATTCCTGAGTATTACACTCGACAGGGAGAAATTCGCTTAGTTCGTCCCTATCAAAAGGAAACTATGCAAGCTATTGACCATGCGGTTGAATTGGGCAAACGGCGATTTTTACTCGAACTACCAACTGGAACAGGTAAAACTGATTTAATTTGTCTGCAATTAAAACGCCTAATTCAATCGGGATATGCCGAAAAAATACTGTTTTTAGTGGATAGGGAACAATTAGCAAAACAGGCATTAGAAGCAGTTCAAGATGTTTTAAATCAGTATGGTAGCTACTGGTTCAAACCGAGTGTGATCCGGCAAGAGCAGCAAATTACAGTTTGCTTACTCCAAACAATGATTAGCCGTTATCGGGAGTTTACTAGCGGATATTTTGATGTTGTTGTGGCTGATGAATGTCACCGTTCGATTTATGGTATTTGGCAGACGGCACTTACTCACTTTGATGCGTTCCATATTGGTTTAAGTGCTACGCCAGCAGCTTACATTGAACGTAATACTTTTGATTTCTACAACTGTCGGAATGAGCAGCCAGATTTTACTTACTCTATTCAAACAGCATTTGAGCAAAAGTATCTTGTTCCCTATCGGTTCGCTACTGGCATAACTGAAATTATTGCTGAAGGTGCTGAAGTTGATGAGGTTTATTATGACCCAGCAGCCTTTGAACGCAAGTGGACTAATGAGGCGAGTAACCGCCTCATGATGCAGGAATTTGATAGGCTGGCTTGGGAAAATTATCAAGAATTAGCACCAGGACAAAAGATTGGGCCTGGTAAGTCGATAGTATTTGCTTTGACAAAAAATCATGCGGCACGGTTGACCAGATATCTTAACGAATTACATCCAGAATGTAAGGGGCATTACGCTGAAGTAATTACAAGTGATGTCACTAATGCTGATGATTTAATTCGCCAGTTCAAATATGAGGATTATCCACAAGTTGCAGTTAGTGTTGATATGCTCAATACTGGCTTTGATTGCCGGGAAGTTTTGCATTTAGTTATGTGTCGCACAGTGCGGAGTCCAATTCTTTATCAGCAAATTCGTGGACGGGGGACAAGAACTGCGCCACATATTGATAAACGCAAGTTTGTTATTTATGATTTTTTCAGAAATCACGAATATTTTAATGATAGCGATACTGATATTTATGCTGAAACTGGTCGAGGTCATGTATCAATTAGAAGCAACCAGCAACAATCCCGTCCTCGTTCAGAATTAATTGAATTAGGGCTGAGGGATAGATGGCAGCAATATGTCAGTTATGTAGAGGTAGGTACAGAAGGGGAGCGGGTTGATAAGCGTGATTATGTCACTAACTGGGAGCAAACTATTCAATCTGCTGTTAATAATGATCCAACACTCCAGAAAATCCGGGATGGAGAGTTGTTGACGGAAAGCGAAGAAACGGAACTGGTGCGACGTTTGAATACACCGCGATACTACTTTAATGAAGAAAACTTGCGGCGAGCTTACCGCAATTATAATGGCAGCTTGATTGATTTTATTCGGGCAGCATTGGGAATATTAAAGCTTAAAAGCCAGGAAGAATTACTAGAAGAAAACTTTAGAGCTTGGTTGGTTTCTCACTCTTTCGCACCAGCCCAAGCTCAGTATCTTTCTTTGTTGAAAAATCGGGGTATTGCCAAAGGTCTGCTAACCATAGATGATTTATTCTTGCCACCCCTCTCAGTTCTCAATGCTGCTGGTTTAGGTATAGAACTGTTTGGTGAGCAGGGATTGCGGGATATTTTTGATGAATTAAACCGCTCTGTGTTCGCGGTGGATGCTACAGGTACAGAGGGTTAAGAGAAAAATATGGATTCAGAAATTCGGCGCAAACTCAAGCATATTACTGATACCTTGTGGGCTGGTGGGGTAACAAATCCTGTCACCTACATTGAGCAGATTTCTTACCTGATATACCTGAAGCTGTTGGATGAAGAGGAAGCAAATCGGGAGTTACGCGATCGCCTCATGGGTAATAATGGTAATGCTAAATTACTATTTCCCCAGCAGGCAGAACGTTATCGCTGGTCAAAATGGCGTTTCAAGAGTGGTACTGAACTACGAGACTTTCTGCGGGATGAAGTTTTCCCCTACATGGCGAATTCTTTGCTGAAAGATGAGCCAAAAGTGGCAGAGTATTTCCGGGATGCGGTTTTAGAAATTAATGACCCGAATGTTCTCAAGTTGGTAGTTGATGAACTGGATACCTTGGATTTCCTCAAAATGGGTCAGGATGTCAAAGGTGATATTTTTGAGTACCTGTTAACCCATTTAGGTCAATCTGCGCTTAATGGTCAATTCCGTACTCCCCGACAGATACGGGCATTTATGGTGGAGATGGTTGACCCTGATTTAGGGGATACTATCTGTGATTTGGCTTGTGGAACAGCAGGATTTTTGATTGATAGTATTGAGTATATTTTGGCTAAGTACAGCGAAAATCCCATAGAAGTGCCGATTTACGGTGAGGATTGGCTGGAAAAACGGGGACTGACTTTGGCCCAAGCAAAACAGCAAATCCCCAATCTCCAGACTTATCGCAAAGGAAATGGGGATAGATTACCTGACTGGAAACTGTTGGAAGAGTCTATTTATGGCTTTGATGTCTCCCGCCAGATGATGCGAATTTCGATGATGAATTTGGTGCTGCATGGAATTCGCAACGCCAAGCTGAAAGTAGCAAATGTCTTGTCAGATATGGGGGGACTGACAGAAGATGATTTGCGCCGTCGCTATAAGGTAATGTTTGATAATCCCCCTTTTGCGGGAACGTTACCCAAAGATTCTATCCGTGCAGATTTACCGACAAATTCCAAAAAAAGTGAATTGCTGTTTTTGGCTGCAATCATGAAGTCTTTGGTAGCGGGTGGAATGTGTGCGGTGATTGTACCAGAAGGGTTACTATTTGGTTCTACTGGCGCTCATGTGGATTTGCGTAAAAAACTGGTGACAGAATTTGATTTATTGGCAGTGGTTTCTTTACCTGCGGGGGTGTTTAAGCCATATACGGGGGTGAAGACTGCGGTGCTGGTAGTTCGCAACCCAATGGAATCTGCGGTGCGTCAGGTGAATCAAGTTTGGTTTTATGAAGTTAAAAATGATGGTTACGATCCTGATAAGATTTCCGGCGGGGGTAGACCGGAAACGCCAGAACTTAACGATATTCCCAATTTATTAAAACAGTGGAAGGTTTATCGGGAGTCGGGTTTTGTGCAACCTCCAGGTTTTGAGAAGGGGGAGTTGCTGAAGCCAGGAAGTGATGAACCCCGATGCTGGTGGGCATCTTTGGAGACTATTGCCGAAAATGATTACAATTTAGCTGCTGGGCGTTATAAGCCACAGGTAACTGAGGCTGTTTCTGATGATGATCCGGTTGAGTTGATTCGAGAAGTTTTAGAAATTGAGAAGGGTATTGCATCTGGGTTAGAAAAGCTGCTTCGTGATGTGGAGGCAGTTTCATGAAGTGGCTTGAAGTCAAACTATCTGATATTGCCGTTATTAATATGGGGCAATCACCTCCTGGCAATTCTTACAACGAAGATGGGAAAGGAATTCCATTATTTCAAGGCAAAGCTGAGTTTGGTGATATGCACCCTACCCCTGTTAAATGGTGTAGTGAACCAACAAGAATTGCTGAAAGTGGTGACATTTTGATGTCTGTAAGAGCGCCAGTTGGGCCTACTAATATGGCTGATCAACTTTGCTGTATAGGTCGTGGACTGTGTGCTATTCGAGCTAATAAAAAACTAGCTGTTCAAAAATATCTGTACTTTTTATTCAAGTACATTGAGCCTTCTATATCTCGTCAAGGTCAAGGAAGCACATTTCAATCTATTAACCGTTCTACTCTTGAATCTATAAATATTCCACTCCCTCCTGTCTCTGAACAAAGTCGCATAGTCAAGATTTTAGATCAAGCTGATGCACTGCGGAGAATGCGGGCTGAGGCTGATGCAAAAGGCGATCGCATTTTGCCTGCGCTATTCATTAAAATGTTTGGCGATCCGGCAACAAATCCGATGGGGTGGGATGTTGTAAGAATGGACTGTCTCTATGCAATATCACCTAATTATGGCTCGATGATTCCGCCAAACTCAACACAGGGAAATTGGTTAGACTTACGGGTTACAAATATCCAAAACGGACAATTAAATTTAGAAGATCGTAAATATGTCGATTTACCTCCAGAAGCAGTAAATCGGCATGAAGTTCGTGATGGTGATCTATTACTAGCCAGAGCTATTGGTTCAGCACATCTTCTTGGTAAATGTATTGTTGCTTATCCTGGTAAGGAGAAATGGGCATTTGATTCACATCTGATGCGTGTTAGATTTAATCGTGAACTTGTCTATCCAGAATTTATCCAAAGTTTTCTTACAGTTCCGAGTGGTAGACAAGAATTTTTAAGACTGACAAGACAATCAGCAATTCAGTTTAATATAAATACTAAAGAATTTGGCTCGATTCTCCTACCTCTTCCGCCCCTTAAGCTGCAACAAGAGTTTATTGATAAATTGTCTAATATTAATACACTGAAATCAAAACAAACTAATTCAGGTAACTTAGTTAATAGTCTTTTTGAAATATTGCTTCAACGTGCTTTTTCTGGAGAACTCACAGCAAAATGGCGAGAAGCACACATGAAAGAACTACTTACAGAAATGGAAGAACAAGCAAAAGCCCTCAATTTGACGGATAACAAAGACTCTCAGCAGCTTTCCCTATTGTGATAATACTGGCTCATTAATATTTATATGCCTAAAAAAATTCTTTTAGTAACAGTTGGAAAATCTCCCGCACCTATTGTTAAAGCAATTCAGCATATACAACCGGATCAGGTTGTATTTTTATGTAGCGAAAACTTCCAATCCCAAATTATAGGCGAAGGGCTTCCTTGTGAAATTATTCACGGAAATAGTGTTAAAAGATACCCAAACATTCCTAAGCTAGTGCAGTTAGGCGATCGCTTTCAGCCAGAGCGCGATCTAAAGATTATTCAAAACCCAGATGACTTAACTGAATGCTATGAAGTGGCAGTAGCAAGCATTATTAGGTTAAAACAGTTACAACCAGATACTAACCTTTACGCAGACTACACGGGTGGAACTAAAACGATGTCTTTAGGTTTAGCTATAGCATCACTAGAAAATGATGTTTCCCTACAAGTCAATAGCCCTGTGTCTCTCAAGACAGTAACTCACGCCCGTCTAGAACTGGTTGCTAATTCTTTCACCACAAAATTACCAAAAAGAAAATTATTAACATCCAACGCCTTAACTGCTCTACGAGTCGGTAACTTCAAAGCTTTCGCTGATCAACAATACATCCCGCTTCGTCCCCTAACGTTGATTTTTGGAGCTAACAGTTCAGGAAAATCCAGCATCATTCACAGCCTTTTGTTAGCACATCACGCTATTAAAAATGGAGAATTGGACATACACCGCACAGAAGCCGGGGGTGATTCTGTTGATTTGGGAGGTTTTGGGCAATATGTTCATAAACGCGATCGCCGTAGTCAGGTAGAGTGGTCAGTAGATATTGACCCTAAACAGCTAAGTACACTAGATCAGGGTTTAGTTGACCTTTTACAACCAATCAAAAAGCTGACTGTGGGTGTTGGGATTGGTACTCGTTTAGGAAAAGGAAGGGTAAGAGTACGGTCTTTCTTTATTGAAGCGGATGAAAGACAAGTTTTAAGCATGAGTTCTCGTCCTCAAGGAAAGCTTCAGTTAGATCGCCTCGATTACCAACACCCAATTCTCAGCAACTTGATTCAAGCAATTTTAGAGGTGAATACATTTACCCTGAAAGTAACTCCAGAGGATCGGGAGGAAATTGAGAAAGCGATCGATGAACTTGTCCCAGAGATTACAGCACCAGTTTCTCGCTTACTACCAACAAAAATTCAAGTTGGAGATGACGGGGACACCTTAATTCCCAAACTTAATCCTAAGCCAGGACAACAAGAGGATTTAGCTGACACTCTGCGTCTGATTCTACCTTACAGACTCAGCGAATTGATTGGAGCAATTACTGAGACTGTAGAACGAGATATTGGAAAACTAAGATATTTAGGGCCATTTCGCACCTATCCACCCCGGCATTTTGCGTTTTCTCAGCAGCAAGATGCTAATTGGTATGCTGGCGGTGGTTATGCTTGGGACATCCTCCTAAACAACGCTGAAGTTCGCCAAAAGGTGAATGCTTGGCTGGGAGATAGTAACAGGATGAAGTCCCCTTATGAGCTAGTAGTGCGTAGTCTTTTGCCAGATTCTCAACTTGCTGCTGAACTTTACCCCCGAATTGCCAAAAGTTTACACGATTTAACCACTAAGCTGATTGTTCATGCTGCTGGATTTGGGAGTGATATTCAAGAAGAGATTGAAAGGCTAAGAGGTGATTTTGAAGCTGCGGGTATTGACCTGAATTCTGATAGTGTTCTCCCCGAAGTTGAACAACTGGTTTCCATGCTCACTGACACTGATAGCTTATCAGAAACCTGGGTACAGGAAATTACTTCAGAAAGCGATCGCATTTCAGATTTAGTCCTGATTGACAAGAGAACTAAAACAGCAGTCAGTCACCGGGACGTAGGCATTGGCATTAGTCAAGTTATTCCCATTCTAGTATCTTGTTATGGTCTATCGGATGCGTTGGTTGCCATTGAACAGCCAGAAATTCATCTACATCCTAGACTCCAGGCTGAACTAGGTTCTGTATTTGCAGAAAGTATTAAACCTCCATATAACAACAGATTTATCCTGGAAACTCACAGTGAGCATCTTATGCTCAGACTTCAGAAATTAATTCGTCAAGGAAATTTAAGTCCAGAAGATATTTCAGTGATTTATGTTGACTCCAACTCAAAAGGCTCACAATGCCTAGAGTTGAGGCTAGACGAAGAAGGAGACTTTATTGATGAGTGGCCTGATGGATTTTTTGACGATGACTTTAAGGAAATTTTCTCATAAAATAATATGCTGTTAAGAGTCGTTATTATTCCTTCTATCTTCATACCAAGAAATGATAAAAATCCTTGGTATTTTAATACAATTATTAGTTTACTTCAGGATTTATTAAAAACCTGTGTTGTTTTAGTAGATAAAGATGATTGTATAAAAAAATCTTTAGGAGCAGCGATAAACAATTGGCCTGAAAAATTTAGAAAGAAAGCGCAATCCCTGTTAGTACAACTGGACAAGGCTAATCGTATCATTGCAGTAGATTCTAAAGATATTTTGGCATTAGCTTGTATAAATCATCCGTGTCAGCACTGTATTGGGATTGCTAAAACCTACTTGCCACGAATCGTGCTTGCGATTGATGATTGTTACAAATGCGCTAGAGAGCAACTTTCTTCAGTTAAAATAGTTCCTATTGTTCATGTTGCTAACTATACAGTTTCAAATTTTGCTGATACTTGCCAACAAAATTCTTGTGGTATTACTCTTGCTAATGGAGATTGGACTCAAGAACAATTTGAGGAGAACATTTTAATACCTCTATTTAGAGATGCTAAACATATAAAAATCTACGATAGAATGATTGGAAGATCAATTCGAGATAAATTAGAAATTAAAGCATTTATACCCGAACATTACAATGCAACTTTAACATGGTTTTTAGAGGTATATTTAAAGTGTTCAAGTCATAAATCTACAGGAATATTTGAAGTTTACAGTGGTTTTGATACTGGATACTTAAATGAGGCTAAGATATCGGAAGCTCAGAGAGTTCTCCGTCAATTTGAAAAGGATATGCAAACTAAGTTCAGTTTTCCCTCCTTCAAGCTAACGATTAAAGAAGAGGTGAGGCGTGAACAAGAAATGACTCATGGACGATACCTGATTACAGATCAAATAGCAATTCTTATTGAACGCGGATTTGATTTGCTATGGGACGATGAGCAGATGATAAATGCTAAGTATAACCTCATTAAAGATTCTCGCCGTATTCGAGACGTTGGAATTTCTTATTGTCAGGACTCAAGTATAATAGCAAATGCAGTGAAACAATTACCAGATTTGTAGTTCATGTAAGTATCAAATTTAAGAATATTTGTCCGTTGGATTAAACTTAGTTAAATCAAATAAATATCTAAATATGATTGGAATAAATTGAATAAATAATTGGGTATATAAAAGTTTTCATTGATAAATATCTAGGTATTATAAGCCTAAATTATTTATTAATTCTTCTATGACTAAACTTTTGGTTTCTTCAGGTAGATAATCAAAGACTTTTTTTAAAAGTTCTGGAGACGCATTTTGGGCGAACCAGTCTTCACTAGGATTTTCTTGAATATTCAAAAAATACTTTAACCGTTCTTCTACAGCGTCTTTATCTGGCTTATCCAATTGTCCAATTCTATCTAACCAATTTGCTGATGCGTCTTTGAAGCAATTAGCATCAACAGTACATATTTGATGAACTAAAGCGTATGAACTTTTATCAAGACCATTTCTACTTGTAGAGTTAATTGGATATGTGGTTGGTAAACCGTTAAATGTTCCTTGGGAAGTCAGAGGAATAACGGAAAACGTTGCTATATATCCAGATTCATCTTGAAATTGATCGTTTGTCCAGATGATATAAGGATGTATCCCTCTGAAAACCCTACTTGAATTAATATTCTCAGTGCAAGTTTGACATTCTACTTCACCTGGCTCATCTAAATTATAAATATGGACATGACCCAGTTTGCAACGAAGAGATACCCTATAGGGATTTATGGAATAGATCCAACCTTGTCTAGGTCTTTGTCCAGCCACTTTACAATCCTAATTCACTGACTAATTTTTCTCTTTCTGCTTGTAAGTTAAGTCTAGCTTTTTCTTCTGGTTTATGGGTATTTTTTGCTTCCAGCATTGGAGCAGTGCTATATACATACTCTAGTAACTGATTCAGTTTATCTGAGCCAGCCCACTCTCTCCGAATATTATCCAGCATGAACTTAAGACTTAGAGGTATTTGCAAATCATCTACTTGAGCAGCTTCATCCACAGGTCTAATGTATGTTGCATTTTCCTGATATTCTTGAATAATTTCTTTCCCATTCATTTGATTTAAAGCAGCATCTATACCCTCATTCCAAGGGCCAAATTGATAATAACACCAATCTAGATCAGTCAGCTGCTTTCCTGTCCACTTAACAGAGTAAAGATCAGCTAAATACAAAAACTTGATCAGTTGTGTTTTTGTAATATACCCTTTTGTCGCGTAGACAAAATATTTTATTAGTTTATCCAACATGACCTTTCTCTCTGCTAACTGCCACAAAATAGTCTAATTAATGAACAAATATAAATGTATATAAAGATTCATAATCCTTTTTATTTAATAAAATATAAAGATTTTATACAATGTTTCTATCGGTTAATTATAGTTGTTTTTTTTGCAATCTTTAACACTTTTTGGCTTACTCATCAGTAGGCTACAGTATATTTGTACTAATATGATAATACACGATTGATGTAACCGACACAATCTTTGACTAAAATCTTATGTTTTGTAGGTGTCTCATGGATTTGTCGCATCTCGCAGAATAACCCTTCGCCACTTTACCATTTCCGTGAACGACACAAAGCACTTTTGACACCAAGCATCCACCCACAATGCTGGAACTTTGAACCTTGTCCCAGTCCCAAGCCGCTTCATCGAAGGGATAGCCTATCTTCTGTAAACACAATACGCGATCGCCTCACTTCCCCTTACCAGGCGGCGAAAATGACACCCAAGAATTTTTATGCCAAATGGGATGTTAATCATGAGGCGATCGCTCGTATTTGCTCTCGTTCACTTTCAACTGTCCGGCGTTGGTTTTCCAAGGGTCGCAATTACCGCAGTCCCATGCCCAGTGATTTACGCCATCTTGCCCTGATGGACTTCCTGCTAGAACACTTCGAGGAAATTCCCGAAGAATGTCTGAATATACTCTGTTCTCTCACAGGGCATAAGTAGGAATCGAAAAGTTGACGGTGAGCGAAGTCGAACCGTCAACCAATTGCAATGTCAGGATGACATTTTTTTACCAGCCACTCTCACAGTAGGGTGGCTTTAGTTTTGAGAATGTTTAAGTCACTTTTATCTATTATTCGACTGCAATTTACCAGCT
This Nostoc sp. KVJ3 DNA region includes the following protein-coding sequences:
- a CDS encoding type I restriction endonuclease subunit R, with protein sequence MSDFSKETDARINIDDLLRQAGWNPADKSQVMTEVSAQMADGRRGRADYLLLDQRGRPLAVIEAKKRAIEPYVAKNQALPYAQQLQAPFIFLSNGELIYFWDYQNDDARIVNSFFSRRDLERLLEMRSTRQPLATIEIPEYYTRQGEIRLVRPYQKETMQAIDHAVELGKRRFLLELPTGTGKTDLICLQLKRLIQSGYAEKILFLVDREQLAKQALEAVQDVLNQYGSYWFKPSVIRQEQQITVCLLQTMISRYREFTSGYFDVVVADECHRSIYGIWQTALTHFDAFHIGLSATPAAYIERNTFDFYNCRNEQPDFTYSIQTAFEQKYLVPYRFATGITEIIAEGAEVDEVYYDPAAFERKWTNEASNRLMMQEFDRLAWENYQELAPGQKIGPGKSIVFALTKNHAARLTRYLNELHPECKGHYAEVITSDVTNADDLIRQFKYEDYPQVAVSVDMLNTGFDCREVLHLVMCRTVRSPILYQQIRGRGTRTAPHIDKRKFVIYDFFRNHEYFNDSDTDIYAETGRGHVSIRSNQQQSRPRSELIELGLRDRWQQYVSYVEVGTEGERVDKRDYVTNWEQTIQSAVNNDPTLQKIRDGELLTESEETELVRRLNTPRYYFNEENLRRAYRNYNGSLIDFIRAALGILKLKSQEELLEENFRAWLVSHSFAPAQAQYLSLLKNRGIAKGLLTIDDLFLPPLSVLNAAGLGIELFGEQGLRDIFDELNRSVFAVDATGTEG
- a CDS encoding type I restriction-modification system subunit M — protein: MDSEIRRKLKHITDTLWAGGVTNPVTYIEQISYLIYLKLLDEEEANRELRDRLMGNNGNAKLLFPQQAERYRWSKWRFKSGTELRDFLRDEVFPYMANSLLKDEPKVAEYFRDAVLEINDPNVLKLVVDELDTLDFLKMGQDVKGDIFEYLLTHLGQSALNGQFRTPRQIRAFMVEMVDPDLGDTICDLACGTAGFLIDSIEYILAKYSENPIEVPIYGEDWLEKRGLTLAQAKQQIPNLQTYRKGNGDRLPDWKLLEESIYGFDVSRQMMRISMMNLVLHGIRNAKLKVANVLSDMGGLTEDDLRRRYKVMFDNPPFAGTLPKDSIRADLPTNSKKSELLFLAAIMKSLVAGGMCAVIVPEGLLFGSTGAHVDLRKKLVTEFDLLAVVSLPAGVFKPYTGVKTAVLVVRNPMESAVRQVNQVWFYEVKNDGYDPDKISGGGRPETPELNDIPNLLKQWKVYRESGFVQPPGFEKGELLKPGSDEPRCWWASLETIAENDYNLAAGRYKPQVTEAVSDDDPVELIREVLEIEKGIASGLEKLLRDVEAVS
- a CDS encoding restriction endonuclease subunit S, coding for MKWLEVKLSDIAVINMGQSPPGNSYNEDGKGIPLFQGKAEFGDMHPTPVKWCSEPTRIAESGDILMSVRAPVGPTNMADQLCCIGRGLCAIRANKKLAVQKYLYFLFKYIEPSISRQGQGSTFQSINRSTLESINIPLPPVSEQSRIVKILDQADALRRMRAEADAKGDRILPALFIKMFGDPATNPMGWDVVRMDCLYAISPNYGSMIPPNSTQGNWLDLRVTNIQNGQLNLEDRKYVDLPPEAVNRHEVRDGDLLLARAIGSAHLLGKCIVAYPGKEKWAFDSHLMRVRFNRELVYPEFIQSFLTVPSGRQEFLRLTRQSAIQFNINTKEFGSILLPLPPLKLQQEFIDKLSNINTLKSKQTNSGNLVNSLFEILLQRAFSGELTAKWREAHMKELLTEMEEQAKALNLTDNKDSQQLSLL
- a CDS encoding DUF3696 domain-containing protein, with the protein product MPKKILLVTVGKSPAPIVKAIQHIQPDQVVFLCSENFQSQIIGEGLPCEIIHGNSVKRYPNIPKLVQLGDRFQPERDLKIIQNPDDLTECYEVAVASIIRLKQLQPDTNLYADYTGGTKTMSLGLAIASLENDVSLQVNSPVSLKTVTHARLELVANSFTTKLPKRKLLTSNALTALRVGNFKAFADQQYIPLRPLTLIFGANSSGKSSIIHSLLLAHHAIKNGELDIHRTEAGGDSVDLGGFGQYVHKRDRRSQVEWSVDIDPKQLSTLDQGLVDLLQPIKKLTVGVGIGTRLGKGRVRVRSFFIEADERQVLSMSSRPQGKLQLDRLDYQHPILSNLIQAILEVNTFTLKVTPEDREEIEKAIDELVPEITAPVSRLLPTKIQVGDDGDTLIPKLNPKPGQQEDLADTLRLILPYRLSELIGAITETVERDIGKLRYLGPFRTYPPRHFAFSQQQDANWYAGGGYAWDILLNNAEVRQKVNAWLGDSNRMKSPYELVVRSLLPDSQLAAELYPRIAKSLHDLTTKLIVHAAGFGSDIQEEIERLRGDFEAAGIDLNSDSVLPEVEQLVSMLTDTDSLSETWVQEITSESDRISDLVLIDKRTKTAVSHRDVGIGISQVIPILVSCYGLSDALVAIEQPEIHLHPRLQAELGSVFAESIKPPYNNRFILETHSEHLMLRLQKLIRQGNLSPEDISVIYVDSNSKGSQCLELRLDEEGDFIDEWPDGFFDDDFKEIFS
- a CDS encoding type II toxin-antitoxin system PemK/MazF family toxin; translation: MAGQRPRQGWIYSINPYRVSLRCKLGHVHIYNLDEPGEVECQTCTENINSSRVFRGIHPYIIWTNDQFQDESGYIATFSVIPLTSQGTFNGLPTTYPINSTSRNGLDKSSYALVHQICTVDANCFKDASANWLDRIGQLDKPDKDAVEERLKYFLNIQENPSEDWFAQNASPELLKKVFDYLPEETKSLVIEELINNLGL
- a CDS encoding Panacea domain-containing protein, translated to MLDKLIKYFVYATKGYITKTQLIKFLYLADLYSVKWTGKQLTDLDWCYYQFGPWNEGIDAALNQMNGKEIIQEYQENATYIRPVDEAAQVDDLQIPLSLKFMLDNIRREWAGSDKLNQLLEYVYSTAPMLEAKNTHKPEEKARLNLQAEREKLVSELGL
- a CDS encoding helix-turn-helix domain-containing protein, whose translation is MRDRLTSPYQAAKMTPKNFYAKWDVNHEAIARICSRSLSTVRRWFSKGRNYRSPMPSDLRHLALMDFLLEHFEEIPEECLNILCSLTGHK